The proteins below are encoded in one region of Methanoculleus thermophilus:
- a CDS encoding ATP-dependent DNA helicase, giving the protein MEIAGLPIPPDLAASYARRGITELYPPQAACVEAGLFSGKNLLISIPTASGKTLVAEMAMHHQVARGGKCLYIVPLRALASEKFQEFSGKGLRIGIATGDFDRRDDYLGRNDIIVATSEKVDSLLRNRTPWLADITLLVVDEAHLIDDPSRGATLEMVITKLRHRNPDMQIIGLSATIGNPADLAGWLDAELIESDWRPVDLREGVFFQDSIQFADRVRQIERKSKYEDLDLVLDTVAEGGQCLVFVSSRKNAEAFAKRAASGLKLANPVLAGYADRIRSNAATDMGKTLAACVAQGAAFHHAGLSREERQIVEAGFREGEIKVIASTPTLAAGLNLPARRVIIRDYLRFSAGEGMLPIPVREYRQMAGRAGRPHLDPYGEAVLIAKSEEMVEELFDCYIEAPAEDVRSRCANEAVLCTHILSLIATGFARERDEVLGFMDGTFYAHQGESQRALSRVVHRVLEFLREAEMITEVGDWLEPTEYGSLVSRLYIDPRSAEVIVTAMADQKDYTDIGLLHLLCSTPDMPTLFVRRDDMYLLDRFLADHRDDLWMEIPWDADEEFDRSLKTALLLADWVNEIGEDEICRRYNVGPGDVYGMVESVAWLVHASRHLAGLFAPHLVRPIEEMELRTKHGIKKELLPLIRLRGIGRVRARRLFDNGIDSIEALRAAGQEKVSRILGQGIAAQVFEQLDGVREEIQEISEEQSTLSRFG; this is encoded by the coding sequence ATGGAGATAGCGGGTCTCCCCATCCCGCCGGATCTCGCGGCCAGTTACGCTCGCCGCGGGATCACCGAACTCTACCCGCCTCAGGCCGCGTGCGTCGAAGCGGGGCTTTTTTCGGGGAAGAACCTCCTCATCTCCATCCCAACCGCGAGCGGCAAGACCCTGGTCGCCGAGATGGCGATGCACCATCAGGTGGCGAGGGGCGGCAAGTGCCTCTACATCGTTCCTCTGCGAGCGCTCGCGAGCGAGAAGTTCCAGGAGTTCTCGGGGAAAGGGCTCCGGATCGGGATCGCGACCGGCGACTTCGACCGGAGGGACGACTACCTCGGACGAAACGATATCATCGTCGCGACGAGCGAGAAGGTGGACTCGCTCCTGCGGAACCGGACGCCGTGGCTTGCCGACATCACCCTCCTCGTCGTCGATGAGGCGCACCTGATCGACGACCCCTCTCGGGGGGCGACGCTTGAGATGGTGATCACGAAACTCCGCCACAGAAACCCGGATATGCAGATCATCGGTCTCTCGGCGACGATCGGGAACCCTGCCGACCTTGCGGGGTGGCTGGACGCCGAACTCATCGAGAGCGACTGGCGGCCGGTCGATCTCAGGGAGGGGGTCTTCTTCCAGGACAGCATCCAGTTCGCCGACCGCGTCCGGCAGATCGAACGAAAGAGCAAGTACGAGGACCTGGACCTCGTCCTCGACACGGTCGCGGAGGGAGGGCAGTGCCTGGTCTTTGTCAGCTCCCGCAAGAACGCCGAAGCGTTCGCGAAACGCGCGGCCTCGGGCTTGAAACTCGCAAACCCCGTCCTCGCCGGATATGCGGATCGGATCCGCTCGAACGCCGCGACCGATATGGGAAAGACTCTTGCGGCCTGTGTTGCGCAGGGCGCGGCGTTCCATCACGCCGGCCTCTCGCGGGAAGAGCGGCAGATTGTTGAGGCCGGATTCCGTGAGGGGGAGATCAAGGTGATCGCCTCGACACCGACCCTTGCGGCCGGCCTGAACCTTCCCGCCAGGCGGGTGATCATCCGCGACTACCTCCGGTTCAGCGCCGGGGAGGGGATGCTCCCGATCCCGGTCCGGGAGTACCGGCAGATGGCCGGGCGGGCCGGGCGGCCGCACCTCGACCCCTACGGCGAGGCGGTCCTGATCGCGAAGTCGGAGGAGATGGTCGAGGAGCTCTTCGACTGCTACATCGAGGCCCCGGCGGAGGACGTCCGGAGCCGGTGCGCAAACGAGGCGGTCCTCTGCACCCACATCCTCTCGCTCATCGCGACAGGCTTCGCCCGGGAGCGCGATGAGGTGCTCGGGTTCATGGACGGGACGTTCTACGCCCACCAGGGCGAGAGCCAGCGTGCGCTCTCGCGGGTTGTCCACCGGGTGCTTGAGTTCCTGCGCGAGGCGGAGATGATCACCGAGGTGGGGGACTGGCTCGAGCCGACGGAGTACGGGTCGCTCGTCTCCCGACTCTACATCGATCCGAGGAGCGCGGAGGTGATCGTGACGGCGATGGCGGATCAGAAGGACTACACCGATATTGGGCTCCTTCACCTCCTCTGCTCGACGCCGGATATGCCGACGCTCTTCGTTCGACGGGACGATATGTACCTCCTAGACCGGTTCCTCGCCGACCACCGTGACGATCTCTGGATGGAGATCCCCTGGGACGCCGACGAAGAGTTCGACCGGAGCCTCAAGACCGCGCTCCTCCTCGCCGACTGGGTGAACGAGATCGGCGAGGACGAGATCTGCCGGCGCTACAACGTCGGTCCCGGTGATGTCTACGGGATGGTCGAGAGCGTCGCCTGGCTGGTCCACGCGAGCCGGCACCTCGCCGGGCTCTTTGCCCCGCACCTCGTCCGCCCCATCGAGGAGATGGAACTCCGGACCAAGCACGGTATCAAGAAAGAGCTCCTGCCCCTCATCAGGCTGCGCGGGATCGGGCGCGTCAGGGCGCGCCGGCTCTTTGACAACGGCATCGACTCGATCGAGGCGCTCCGCGCCGCAGGACAGGAAAAGGTTTCCAGGATCCTCGGGCAGGGGATCGCCGCTCAGGTCTTTGAGCAGCTTGATGGCGTGCGGGAAGAGATCCAGGAGATCAGCGAGGAGCAGTCGACCCTCTCCCGGTTCGGGTGA
- a CDS encoding KTSC domain-containing protein translates to MPQESGVRSFGYDPTTKALLVNCENGNSYRYAGVPKEVYDDLRTAASKEQFIRESIEGRYPREKYPCMAVGEDV, encoded by the coding sequence ATGCCACAAGAGTCAGGTGTACGGTCTTTCGGCTACGACCCGACGACGAAGGCGCTTCTTGTCAACTGCGAGAACGGGAACTCTTACCGCTACGCCGGCGTGCCGAAAGAGGTCTATGACGATCTTCGCACGGCGGCATCAAAGGAACAGTTCATCCGCGAGTCCATAGAGGGCCGGTATCCCCGGGAGAAGTATCCCTGCATGGCGGTGGGGGAGGACGTCTGA
- a CDS encoding KH domain-containing protein, translated as MTTQEMKISTARIGVLIGKSGSTKREIEEKIGISLRIDSEEGLVTIEGEDPVNVMTATNVISAINRGFSPERAFRLLDDEDMMLDILDLADLSGSSRQLERLRGRIIGKAGTSRAQIEDMTGTEISVQGKTVAIIGLPDHVEIARKAIEMLIQGVPHEHVYAFLDRKKKEAKREMLEYYS; from the coding sequence ATGACCACACAGGAGATGAAAATTTCAACCGCGAGGATCGGTGTACTCATCGGAAAGAGCGGGTCCACAAAGCGCGAGATCGAAGAGAAGATTGGGATATCTCTCCGGATCGACAGCGAAGAAGGATTGGTGACGATCGAGGGGGAGGATCCCGTGAACGTGATGACGGCGACAAACGTCATCTCCGCGATCAACCGTGGATTCTCGCCGGAACGCGCGTTCCGGCTCCTCGATGACGAGGATATGATGCTCGATATCCTCGACCTCGCCGACCTCTCGGGGTCGAGTAGGCAGCTCGAGCGGCTCCGGGGCCGGATCATCGGAAAAGCAGGGACATCCCGCGCCCAGATCGAGGATATGACCGGCACGGAGATCTCGGTCCAGGGCAAGACCGTTGCGATCATCGGTCTTCCCGATCATGTCGAGATCGCACGAAAAGCAATCGAGATGCTGATCCAGGGCGTGCCTCACGAACATGTCTACGCTTTCCTCGATCGGAAGAAAAAGGAAGCCAAACGGGAGATGCTGGAGTATTATTCGTGA
- a CDS encoding type II glyceraldehyde-3-phosphate dehydrogenase, with translation MIKVAINGFGTIGKRVADAVAVQPDMEVIGVSKTSVSAEAFVAKERGYPLYIADLSKKPAFEKVGLEVAGDVEAMIKAADIVVDATPGGVGEKNRPIYERLGKKAIFQGGEEHEVAGFSFNAHANYREAEGHQFARVVSCNTTGLVRIIHAMDQAFGVERVRAVMVRRAADPDDVKRGPVDAIVLNPATIPSHHGPDVNTVLPHINIVTLAMIVPTTFMHMHSIQMDLKKETTREEVLKVFENHSRIGLIRKATGIKSNAQLREYTQDLGRPRTDLWENGVFEESVSVLNGKEFYCFQAIHQEADVVPENIDCIRALMGTVKDPEESIRMTNKALGLVAIG, from the coding sequence ATGATCAAAGTCGCAATCAACGGATTTGGGACCATCGGCAAAAGGGTAGCCGATGCGGTCGCCGTTCAGCCCGATATGGAAGTAATAGGGGTTTCGAAGACCAGCGTCTCTGCTGAAGCGTTCGTCGCAAAAGAGCGCGGCTACCCGCTCTATATCGCGGACCTCTCAAAGAAGCCGGCATTCGAGAAGGTCGGTCTTGAGGTCGCCGGCGACGTAGAGGCGATGATCAAGGCCGCCGATATCGTCGTTGATGCCACACCGGGGGGTGTCGGGGAGAAGAACCGACCGATCTACGAGCGTCTCGGCAAGAAGGCAATCTTCCAGGGCGGCGAGGAACACGAGGTCGCCGGGTTCTCGTTCAATGCCCACGCAAACTACAGAGAGGCCGAAGGGCACCAGTTCGCCCGGGTCGTCTCGTGCAACACCACCGGACTCGTCCGGATCATCCACGCCATGGACCAGGCCTTCGGCGTCGAGCGGGTCCGGGCGGTGATGGTCCGGCGGGCAGCGGACCCCGATGACGTCAAGAGGGGGCCGGTGGACGCGATCGTCCTCAACCCGGCGACCATCCCGAGCCACCACGGGCCGGACGTCAACACCGTCCTCCCGCACATCAATATCGTCACCCTCGCGATGATCGTCCCGACGACGTTCATGCACATGCACTCTATCCAGATGGACCTAAAGAAGGAGACCACCCGCGAAGAGGTGCTGAAGGTCTTTGAGAACCACAGCCGGATTGGGCTCATCCGCAAGGCCACCGGGATCAAGAGCAACGCCCAGCTCCGGGAGTACACCCAGGATCTCGGCCGGCCGCGGACGGACCTCTGGGAGAACGGGGTCTTTGAGGAGTCGGTCTCGGTCCTGAACGGAAAGGAGTTCTACTGCTTCCAGGCCATCCACCAGGAGGCCGACGTCGTCCCCGAGAACATCGACTGCATCCGCGCCCTGATGGGAACCGTGAAGGATCCGGAAGAGTCCATCCGGATGACGAACAAAGCGCTCGGTCTCGTCGCGATCGGGTGA
- the cgi121 gene encoding KEOPS complex subunit Cgi121, with product MAEVACDIYQAVATIENKFKLLNEIRTIADECGTHIILFDADRLAGREHVRAALRHAWRSWNRGDPIANSIEMEALLYAAGTRQCHVASSFGIHPGENRFYIAVCPPASGVRDRLAGLVRFVDEDWETIDPAKRARLADLYDITPEEVAVVGEDRFRDLVIERVALLDVYR from the coding sequence ATGGCAGAAGTAGCATGCGATATCTATCAGGCGGTCGCTACGATCGAGAATAAGTTCAAACTCTTAAACGAGATCAGGACGATCGCCGACGAGTGCGGAACCCATATCATCCTCTTTGACGCCGACCGCCTGGCCGGGCGCGAGCACGTAAGAGCGGCGCTCCGGCATGCCTGGCGATCGTGGAATCGGGGCGACCCGATAGCGAACTCGATCGAGATGGAGGCGCTCCTCTACGCCGCGGGAACGCGGCAGTGCCATGTGGCCTCGTCCTTTGGGATCCACCCGGGGGAGAACCGCTTCTACATCGCGGTCTGTCCCCCTGCATCGGGCGTCCGCGACCGACTTGCCGGTCTTGTGCGGTTTGTCGACGAGGACTGGGAGACGATCGATCCCGCGAAGCGGGCGCGTCTTGCGGACCTCTACGATATCACGCCCGAGGAGGTCGCGGTCGTCGGCGAGGACCGGTTCCGCGACCTGGTCATCGAGCGGGTGGCGCTCCTCGACGTCTACCGCTGA
- a CDS encoding ferrous iron transporter B, with protein MKTIVLMGNPNVGKSGIFSRLTGTRVIASNYPGTTVDVSRGEMQTPTGPAEVIDAPGTYSLSPSNPAEEVAAVVLDQADLVVNVIDATNLERNLYLTLELLERGVSAVVALNLQDEAKHRGIAIDAAELERLLGVPVVPTVGLFGEGIRELVERFREARPSGTVRPMSEEERWATVGRITGAVQVVTHRHPTLGDRIAEASIKPVTGGLIAAAVIAAAFLAVRWIGEGLISFVFEPLFDLYTPIAMQASDLLGPGLLHDILIGRFIEGGIDYEQSMGLLTTGLYVPFAMILPYIVAFYIVLSILEDTGYLPRLATLADTFFHRLGLHGYGIVPVILGLGCNVPGVLASRVLETKKQRFIAITLVSISVPCMAQTAMVFGVLGSFGMGYVAIVFGTLALVYVTVGLLLDRMVPGQCPEIFLEIPPYRMPDPRATGMKAWMRVRGFIREAVPYLFIGILLVNLLYAVGFFDLLAAVFAPVMQTWLGLPAEATAALLVGFLRKDLAVGMLVPLGMTPEQLVIAVTMLTIYFPCVAAFVVLLREMGMRGMLTAAGVMLTAALLVGGALRLVLIGF; from the coding sequence ATGAAGACGATCGTCCTGATGGGCAACCCGAACGTCGGAAAGAGCGGGATCTTCTCGCGGCTGACGGGCACCCGGGTCATCGCCTCGAACTACCCCGGGACCACCGTCGACGTCTCCCGCGGGGAGATGCAGACCCCGACCGGGCCTGCCGAGGTGATCGACGCGCCCGGCACCTACTCCCTCTCCCCCTCAAACCCCGCAGAAGAGGTCGCTGCCGTAGTCCTTGATCAGGCGGACCTCGTCGTCAACGTCATCGATGCAACCAACCTGGAGCGGAACCTCTACCTGACCCTTGAACTCCTGGAACGCGGGGTCTCCGCAGTCGTTGCGCTCAACCTCCAGGACGAGGCGAAGCACCGGGGGATCGCGATCGACGCCGCCGAACTTGAGCGGCTCCTCGGGGTGCCGGTCGTCCCGACCGTGGGCCTCTTCGGGGAGGGGATACGGGAACTCGTCGAGCGGTTCCGCGAGGCCCGCCCCTCGGGGACGGTCCGGCCCATGAGCGAGGAGGAGCGGTGGGCGACGGTCGGCCGGATCACCGGGGCGGTCCAGGTGGTCACCCACCGCCACCCCACCCTCGGCGACCGGATCGCGGAGGCGAGCATCAAGCCGGTGACCGGAGGCCTGATCGCCGCAGCCGTCATCGCCGCCGCGTTTCTGGCGGTCAGGTGGATCGGGGAAGGGCTGATATCGTTCGTCTTCGAGCCGCTCTTCGACCTCTACACCCCGATCGCCATGCAGGCGAGCGACCTCCTCGGTCCCGGCCTCCTGCACGATATCCTGATCGGACGGTTCATTGAGGGCGGGATCGACTACGAGCAGTCGATGGGGCTTCTGACGACGGGGCTGTATGTCCCGTTCGCCATGATCCTCCCCTACATCGTGGCCTTCTACATTGTCCTCTCGATCCTCGAGGATACCGGCTACCTCCCCAGGCTCGCGACGCTGGCCGACACCTTCTTCCACCGGCTCGGCCTGCACGGCTACGGGATCGTCCCGGTCATCCTGGGGCTCGGGTGCAACGTGCCCGGAGTGCTGGCCAGCCGGGTGCTGGAGACGAAGAAGCAGCGGTTCATCGCCATAACCCTCGTCTCGATCTCGGTCCCCTGCATGGCCCAGACCGCGATGGTCTTCGGGGTGCTCGGGTCGTTCGGAATGGGCTACGTGGCGATCGTCTTTGGAACCCTCGCGCTCGTCTACGTCACCGTAGGCCTGCTCCTCGACCGGATGGTGCCGGGGCAGTGCCCGGAGATCTTCTTAGAGATCCCGCCCTACCGGATGCCGGATCCCCGGGCCACCGGCATGAAGGCCTGGATGCGGGTGCGCGGGTTTATCAGGGAGGCGGTCCCGTACCTCTTCATCGGCATCCTGCTCGTCAACCTCCTCTACGCGGTCGGGTTCTTCGACCTGCTCGCGGCCGTCTTCGCCCCGGTGATGCAGACCTGGCTCGGGCTCCCTGCCGAGGCGACCGCCGCCCTCCTGGTCGGGTTCCTCAGAAAGGACCTCGCGGTGGGGATGCTCGTCCCCCTCGGGATGACCCCCGAGCAGCTCGTCATCGCGGTGACGATGCTCACGATCTACTTCCCGTGCGTCGCGGCGTTCGTCGTCCTCCTGCGGGAGATGGGGATGCGGGGGATGCTCACCGCCGCAGGCGTGATGCTGACGGCGGCGCTCCTCGTCGGGGGTGCGCTGCGGCTGGTGCTGATTGGGTTTTAA
- a CDS encoding GNAT family N-acetyltransferase — protein MEKQPIIETDRLLLRPFDLADAATVQRLCGDHAVAATTLLPYPYPEGLAEIWIASLSEGIERGDAAGFAVTLAREKRLIGGVRLQIDPVHVRGELGFWIGRSCWGRGYATEAVRAVIGYGFSALGLHRIHAMHFSRNPASGRVMEKCGMVHEGRLREHVRKWGVYEDVDVWGIVSPSLGPGLVV, from the coding sequence ATGGAGAAGCAGCCCATCATTGAGACCGATCGTCTCCTCCTGCGCCCATTCGACCTTGCGGATGCCGCCACGGTTCAACGGCTCTGCGGGGACCACGCCGTTGCCGCGACAACCCTCCTCCCCTACCCCTACCCGGAAGGCCTTGCCGAGATCTGGATCGCCTCCCTCTCCGAGGGCATCGAGCGCGGCGACGCCGCAGGCTTTGCCGTCACGCTTGCCCGTGAAAAGAGGCTGATCGGCGGTGTCCGGCTGCAGATCGATCCCGTCCACGTTCGCGGAGAACTCGGGTTCTGGATAGGGCGGTCATGCTGGGGCCGGGGGTATGCCACCGAGGCGGTCCGGGCGGTGATCGGCTACGGGTTCTCCGCTCTTGGCCTGCACCGGATCCATGCCATGCACTTCTCCAGGAACCCTGCCTCCGGGCGCGTGATGGAGAAATGCGGGATGGTGCACGAAGGGCGGCTCCGTGAGCATGTCAGAAAATGGGGTGTCTATGAGGACGTCGACGTCTGGGGGATCGTCTCCCCGTCGTTGGGGCCGGGATTGGTCGTATGA
- a CDS encoding GNAT family N-acetyltransferase, producing the protein MNEQPVLMTDRLLLRPFTLKDAPVVRRLAGDYEVASRTLDIPYPYPDGAAEAWIATHKSEFRKGKSAVYAVTRIREGDLVGAVGLVAIDRRHGRAELGYWVGRPYWDRGYATEAARAVIEYGFSALGLHRVYAMHLSRNPASGRVMEKCGMVHEAHLREHGRRGEVYEDIDVWGILHDEWRVR; encoded by the coding sequence ATGAATGAACAGCCCGTCCTCATGACCGATCGTCTCCTCCTGCGGCCGTTCACCCTCAAGGACGCCCCGGTAGTCCGGCGCCTCGCCGGCGACTACGAGGTCGCGTCTCGCACACTTGATATACCATACCCCTACCCCGACGGGGCGGCGGAGGCCTGGATTGCCACCCACAAGTCTGAGTTTAGGAAAGGAAAGAGCGCCGTCTACGCCGTTACCCGGATCCGGGAAGGGGATCTTGTGGGCGCGGTTGGGCTTGTGGCGATCGACCGCCGTCACGGACGGGCTGAGCTCGGCTACTGGGTGGGGAGGCCCTACTGGGATCGGGGGTATGCCACCGAGGCGGCCCGGGCGGTGATTGAGTATGGGTTCTCCGCGCTCGGGCTGCACCGGGTCTACGCCATGCACCTCTCACGCAACCCTGCATCGGGGCGTGTGATGGAGAAGTGCGGGATGGTCCACGAGGCGCATCTTAGGGAGCATGGCCGGAGGGGGGAGGTCTATGAGGATATCGACGTCTGGGGGATCCTCCACGACGAGTGGCGGGTGCGTTGA
- a CDS encoding metal-dependent transcriptional regulator: MRQKTKEEYIEIICSLVREEGRAQTGRIAEAIDVKPPSVTEMLRKLEQEGLIVYESYAGATLTPAGEEMARELQRRHRTFADLLELLGVAGDTAEIDACQFEHHVSPETLNHLRLFLKFLRETPEGQRSLSAFREFRTEQE; the protein is encoded by the coding sequence ATGCGCCAAAAGACCAAGGAAGAGTACATCGAGATCATCTGCTCCCTTGTGAGGGAGGAGGGGCGCGCCCAGACGGGGCGGATCGCGGAGGCGATCGACGTGAAACCTCCGTCGGTGACCGAGATGCTCCGGAAGCTGGAGCAGGAAGGGCTGATCGTCTATGAGTCCTATGCGGGCGCCACGCTGACCCCGGCAGGCGAGGAGATGGCCCGGGAACTCCAGAGAAGGCATCGGACGTTTGCGGACCTCCTGGAACTCCTCGGTGTCGCCGGCGATACCGCAGAGATCGACGCATGTCAGTTCGAGCACCACGTGAGCCCGGAGACGCTGAACCACCTCCGGCTCTTCCTCAAGTTCCTCAGGGAAACCCCCGAAGGCCAGCGCAGCCTTTCGGCATTCAGGGAGTTCCGAACGGAGCAGGAGTGA
- a CDS encoding FeoA family protein — MIAMEEMLLDLEPGTQGTVTRFVGTPSFIRKLRTIGIREGKTLTVVARHPLGGPVVVDVDGRQITLGRGMARRVGVEVTL; from the coding sequence ATGATCGCCATGGAAGAGATGCTGCTTGATTTAGAACCGGGCACGCAGGGGACCGTCACCCGGTTTGTCGGAACTCCGAGCTTTATCCGGAAACTCAGAACCATCGGTATCAGGGAAGGCAAGACCCTCACCGTCGTCGCCCGCCACCCCCTCGGCGGCCCGGTTGTGGTCGATGTGGACGGACGGCAGATAACACTCGGCCGCGGGATGGCCCGGCGGGTCGGCGTGGAGGTTACCCTATGA
- a CDS encoding tyrosine--tRNA ligase, whose amino-acid sequence MDPYELVTRNTVEVVTEEELRALIDRPVKRVYTGYEPSGEIHLGHMVTVNKLMDLQQAGFEVTVLIADLHAFLNRKGTMEEIREIAEYNRLCFEGLGLRGAKYVLGSDVQLTPEYELSVLKLSQAITLNRAKRSMDEVGRQMENPMVSQMVYPIMQMVDIATLQVDAAVGGIDQRKIHMLAREHLPSIGYPAPVCIHTPIINGLDGKKMSSSAGNVISVAESEEEIRRKMKKAFCPPEIENNPVLEILRYHIFPRTGTVTIRRPAKFGGDREFDTYEDLERAYAAGEIHPLDLKTATAEHLIDILAPVHDYVCSR is encoded by the coding sequence ATGGATCCGTATGAACTGGTGACCCGGAATACCGTTGAGGTTGTCACCGAAGAGGAGCTGCGTGCGCTCATTGACCGCCCGGTCAAACGGGTCTACACCGGCTACGAGCCGAGCGGTGAGATCCACCTCGGCCACATGGTGACGGTGAACAAGTTGATGGACTTGCAGCAGGCAGGGTTCGAGGTGACCGTGCTCATCGCCGATCTCCACGCCTTCTTGAACCGCAAGGGCACCATGGAGGAGATCCGGGAGATCGCCGAATACAACCGCCTCTGCTTCGAGGGGCTCGGCCTGCGCGGCGCAAAGTATGTCCTCGGTTCGGACGTCCAGCTTACGCCGGAGTACGAGCTTTCTGTCCTCAAACTCTCCCAGGCAATCACCCTCAACCGGGCGAAGAGGAGCATGGACGAGGTCGGGCGGCAGATGGAGAACCCGATGGTCTCGCAGATGGTCTATCCGATCATGCAGATGGTCGATATCGCGACCCTGCAGGTGGACGCCGCCGTCGGCGGAATCGACCAGCGAAAGATTCACATGCTTGCGCGGGAACACCTTCCCTCAATCGGATACCCGGCGCCGGTCTGCATCCACACGCCGATCATCAACGGCCTCGACGGGAAGAAGATGTCGTCATCGGCAGGAAACGTCATATCCGTCGCCGAATCTGAGGAGGAGATCAGGCGGAAGATGAAGAAGGCATTCTGCCCGCCCGAGATCGAGAACAACCCGGTGCTTGAGATCCTGCGCTACCACATCTTCCCCCGGACGGGTACGGTCACCATCCGCCGGCCCGCGAAGTTCGGCGGGGACCGGGAGTTCGATACCTACGAGGACTTGGAGCGTGCCTACGCTGCGGGCGAGATCCATCCCCTGGACTTAAAGACGGCAACCGCCGAACATCTCATCGATATCCTCGCTCCCGTACACGACTACGTCTGCAGCAGGTGA
- a CDS encoding serine protein kinase RIO yields MAREDEYERFDREIEAMGVRIKDADSVKVRDDVFDEVTLIALYKLVHKRLISAIGGPISTGKEANVFYGERDEDEIAIKIYRIQTANFKAMTEYLAGDRRFSSVRGTRKGIIFAWTKKEYSNLARAYEVGIPVPEPLAFDRNILLMRFLGEDELPYPQLRNAEIEDYGAVYRQILDYIERLYRDARLVHADLSEYNILYHEKPYLIDMGQAVTLDHPRAPAFLIRDIKNLNRYFSRYCDILDEQEIISAITGTEYREPSRPGEGMQS; encoded by the coding sequence ATGGCCCGCGAAGACGAGTACGAACGGTTCGACCGCGAGATAGAGGCGATGGGTGTCCGAATAAAAGACGCCGATTCGGTGAAGGTACGCGACGATGTCTTTGACGAAGTCACCCTGATAGCACTCTACAAGCTCGTCCATAAGAGACTGATATCAGCCATCGGCGGGCCTATCAGCACCGGAAAAGAGGCGAACGTCTTTTATGGCGAGCGCGACGAAGACGAGATCGCGATCAAGATCTACCGCATCCAGACCGCGAACTTCAAGGCGATGACCGAGTATCTCGCGGGCGACCGCCGGTTCTCAAGCGTCCGCGGGACGCGGAAGGGTATCATCTTCGCCTGGACGAAGAAAGAGTACAGCAACCTCGCCCGGGCGTATGAGGTGGGGATTCCAGTCCCCGAGCCCCTCGCGTTCGACCGGAACATCCTCTTGATGCGATTCCTCGGCGAGGACGAATTACCGTATCCACAACTCCGGAACGCCGAGATCGAGGACTACGGAGCGGTGTATCGACAGATCCTCGACTATATCGAACGGCTCTACCGGGATGCGCGCCTGGTCCATGCCGACCTCTCCGAATACAATATCCTCTATCACGAGAAACCCTACCTGATCGATATGGGACAGGCGGTCACCCTGGATCACCCACGGGCGCCCGCGTTCCTGATACGGGATATCAAGAACCTTAATCGATATTTCTCCCGCTACTGCGATATCTTGGATGAACAGGAGATCATCAGCGCGATCACCGGGACCGAATATCGGGAGCCTTCAAGACCGGGAGAAGGGATGCAATCATGA
- a CDS encoding DUF5661 family protein produces the protein MARRDVTADEAKAMGEQLGITWKEFDVDQFRRGMVVELEHGLHDPATNVTDDDLLLTAKIALAHLNEFPDYYDRLEKMEREAEAYWAKRKEAGR, from the coding sequence ATGGCACGAAGAGATGTGACCGCCGACGAGGCAAAGGCGATGGGCGAGCAGCTCGGGATCACATGGAAGGAGTTCGACGTCGACCAGTTCCGACGCGGGATGGTCGTGGAACTTGAGCACGGCCTCCATGATCCGGCGACGAACGTCACCGATGACGACCTTCTTCTGACGGCAAAGATTGCACTTGCGCACCTAAACGAGTTCCCGGACTACTACGACCGGCTCGAGAAGATGGAGAGGGAGGCGGAGGCCTACTGGGCGAAGCGGAAGGAAGCGGGGCGGTGA
- a CDS encoding KTSC domain-containing protein, whose amino-acid sequence MQRQAVESTNIKSVGYDPEDEVLEVEFHSGGVYHYVGVPAEVYEGLLNARSKGRYFGDFIRLRYPYEKVR is encoded by the coding sequence ATGCAGCGCCAGGCCGTCGAGTCTACCAACATCAAATCGGTCGGATACGACCCGGAAGACGAAGTTCTGGAGGTCGAGTTCCACAGCGGCGGGGTCTACCACTACGTCGGGGTGCCGGCCGAGGTCTATGAAGGGCTTCTCAATGCCCGGTCGAAGGGCCGGTACTTCGGCGATTTCATCCGGCTGCGCTATCCTTACGAGAAGGTTCGGTGA